GAAAAAGTTACTGATGATGATTTTGTTTTAGATAGTGCAGAATACCACATTAAAGAAATTTCAGATGATAATATTACAATAGAATTTATATACCCATTACTTCCTGAAATTAAATTAAATGATTACAAAAATCTAAATGTTAAATTAGACAGTATAGAAGTTTCAGAAGAAGATGTTAAAAATCAACTAAAAGCCTTACAAACAAAAAATGCTGTTTTATACGAAGTAGAAGAAGAAAAAATTGAAGATGGTGATCATGTAAACTTTGACTTTAAAGGATTTATTGATGGTGAAGCATTTGATGGTGGAGAAGCTGAAGGATTCCAATTAGAAATTGGATCAAAATCATTTATCGCAGGATTTGAAGATGCTTTAAAACAATTTAAAAAAGGTGATGAAGGTAGTTTTGAAGTTACATTCCCTGAAAATTATCACATGGAACACTTAAGAAATAAAGTTGCAACTTTTAAAGTTAAAATTAACAAAATTGAAAGAGCTCAACTTTCAGAAGTAAATGAAGATTTTATTAAAGAAATAAATATTGAAAATGTTACAACACTTGAAGAATTAAATGATTATTTAAAAGATTTAACAAAACGTGAAAAAATTGAAAAAGCTAAAGAAAAATTCACAACTGAAATATTTAACAAAATCGTTGAAGAATCAGAATATCCATTACCAAGTGCAATTATTCGTAAAGAAATGCAAGCTTACTACAAACGTTTTGAAGATTCACTAAAACAACAAGGTGTTAATGTTGAACAATACTTAGAAGTTACAAAATCAACAAAAGAAAAGCTTTCATTAGAAATTAATGCAGAAGTTGTAAGAAACCTAAAAGTTTCATTTACATATACACAATTAGCTAAAGATGAAAACATCAAATTAAATGATGAAGATTATGCTTTAGAATACAAAAAATTATCTGATTTATACAAAATGCCTGTGGAAGAAATTGAAAAATACATCACAAAAGAACAAATTCAAATTCCACTAATCAACCAAAAAATTGTTGCTACATTAGCAAAATACAATGATCCAGAAAATTACAAAACATACTTTGGTGATGTTTTAGAAACCAAAGCTGAATAATAAAATTGGGAAGTATTCCCAATTTTTTTATAAAAAAATAAGCACATAAATGCTTACTTTATAAAATATTGATTTCATAAATTGTTGTTTGGTTAGTTTTTCCAGATTTTATTACTTTGAATGAAATTTCTTCTTGATAAATAAATTTTTCTGTTTTGTTCAATTTATGTCCATTTTTATGGGTTATTCAATCTGCTAATTCCATATCTGATTCTTCATCAGAAAGTTCAATTTCAATTTCAAGTTGTTTAAATAATGTTTTTATATCAACGTCACCATTTGCTCTTGATTTTTCTAATGAAATTTCATATATTTCTTCATCTGTATCGTATTCATCATAAATTTCACCAACTAATTCTTCTAAAATATCTTCAATGGTAATAATTCCTTTTACTTCATCTGAAGTATTATTTTGAGTAACAAACGCCATTTGACTACGATTTAATCTCATTTTCTCTAATGCTTTTGATAAACTCATATTAACAGTAACATTAGGAATTTTTTTAAGATAATTTATAACTTTTCCTTGCTTTAATAAAAATATATCTTTTAATAAAACAATACCAATAAATTTATTATTTTTTCTAATTGGTAAACGAGAATATTGTGTTTCATTAAAAATATTTAAAGCTTCTTTTATGTTTGCAGATGATTCAATAAATGAAACATCTTTTAATCTAATGTAGTGGCTTAAAACTTTTGTTGAATCTAAATCTAGTGCATTTTGAGTTAATTTAGCTTCTTTTGTTTCTAAAACCCCCTCATCATTTGCTATATTTAACATTGACTTTATTTCTTCTTCACTATTTGTAACTAAAACTTTTTTACCAAGTTTTGAAATGAAAAAAGTAATTGGATAAGTTAAAATGTATCAAAAGTGAATAAAATAAACTGCAAATTTTAAAAATCCAACTGTGTGTGATTTTGCAATTAATTTAGGGAATATTTCACTAAATACCACAATAATTGGCGTTAAAATAGCCGTTGAAATTATAGGAATTAACTGACTATTTGCACCAATTCATATACCTAATATATATGAGGTTAATGCTGATGATCCAATATTTACTAAATTGTTTACAAATAAAACAGTACTTAGTGTTTGATTAAAAGATAGATAGTGTTTTTTTATTAATTTTGCACCTTTTTCTTTCTTTTCTAGCATATTTTCTATTTTCGCTAGATTTAAAGAAGTATATGCTGTTTCTGAACCAGAGATGATTGCAGATGTAATTAATAATAAAATTAAAACAATTAATAATGTAATTTGTAAAAATAAATTGTTATTTGATATTTGTTCAATATTTTCTAATCCATAAAGATTCTTCGGGGATTCTTCTAACATATTTTCCTTCATTTTTAAATAATTTATATTGTAATTATATAAAATAACTTATTTTTATCAACATAATATTTTAAATTTTTAAAATTGTTTTTTCTTTGTTATAATACTATTATTATTTATAATAATAATTTCTTGTATTTCAAAAAAATAATTAGGAGAAAAAATGATACCAACCAAGTTATGGGGAATGGGTGGATTTCAAGAAATTGGAAAATCAACCCTTGCAATTGAACACAATGACAAAATATTTATATTAGACAATGGGATTAAGTTTCATGATTCTTTTACAACAGGAATAAAAGGTTCTATACCCGACTACACTTATTTAAAAGATAATCAAGAAAAAGTAATGGGTGTTTTTATAACTCATGGTCATGAAGATCACATTGGTGGGATACCATATTTAGTCCAACAAGTTGACGTAAAACGCATATACGCACCAAGATTAGCTATACAATATTTAAAATTAAAATTTGCGGATTTTAAAATTAAAGTTAATGTTGAATTTATTGAACTTGAAAGAGATTCAAAATATATTTTTGATGACGTTGTTGTGGATGTTTGAACAGCACAACACTCAATTCCTGATGCTTTTGGAATAAGATTCACAACACCAAATGGTTCTATTATGTGTACAGGTGATTTCCGTTTTGACTACACACCTATTGGAAATTTAACTGATTTTTCTAAACTAGAACAAATTGGTA
The nucleotide sequence above comes from Mycoplasma zalophi. Encoded proteins:
- a CDS encoding hemolysin family protein is translated as MLEESPKNLYGLENIEQISNNNLFLQITLLIVLILLLITSAIISGSETAYTSLNLAKIENMLEKKEKGAKLIKKHYLSFNQTLSTVLFVNNLVNIGSSALTSYILGIWIGANSQLIPIISTAILTPIIVVFSEIFPKLIAKSHTVGFLKFAVYFIHFWYILTYPITFFISKLGKKVLVTNSEEEIKSMLNIANDEGVLETKEAKLTQNALDLDSTKVLSHYIRLKDVSFIESSANIKEALNIFNETQYSRLPIRKNNKFIGIVLLKDIFLLKQGKVINYLKKIPNVTVNMSLSKALEKMRLNRSQMAFVTQNNTSDEVKGIITIEDILEELVGEIYDEYDTDEEIYEISLEKSRANGDVDIKTLFKQLEIEIELSDEESDMELADWITHKNGHKLNKTEKFIYQEEISFKVIKSGKTNQTTIYEINIL
- the tig gene encoding trigger factor gives rise to the protein MIDRKINKDTSELVITVEVDSKIWKEQQEKSLNKLRKEVQVKGYRKGKVPAEVADKHISSEQVKGAALKGTLDEAIKLAAEKVTDDDFVLDSAEYHIKEISDDNITIEFIYPLLPEIKLNDYKNLNVKLDSIEVSEEDVKNQLKALQTKNAVLYEVEEEKIEDGDHVNFDFKGFIDGEAFDGGEAEGFQLEIGSKSFIAGFEDALKQFKKGDEGSFEVTFPENYHMEHLRNKVATFKVKINKIERAQLSEVNEDFIKEINIENVTTLEELNDYLKDLTKREKIEKAKEKFTTEIFNKIVEESEYPLPSAIIRKEMQAYYKRFEDSLKQQGVNVEQYLEVTKSTKEKLSLEINAEVVRNLKVSFTYTQLAKDENIKLNDEDYALEYKKLSDLYKMPVEEIEKYITKEQIQIPLINQKIVATLAKYNDPENYKTYFGDVLETKAE